A part of Candidatus Methylomirabilota bacterium genomic DNA contains:
- a CDS encoding pitrilysin family protein, with protein sequence MTPRGVYRKEVLDNGLVILTERMPEVQSISIGVWIPVGSRKEEERQAGISHFIEHMLFKGTERRSAEEIAAAIDSVGGILDAFTSREYTCYYAKVLGEHLPLAVDILADLVLHSRFDPADVEKERAVILQEIKMVEDDPDDQIHDLFMQTIWADHPLGRPILGRHETLSQIGRDEMAKFMDDSYRPDQAIISAAGGLDHQSLVDLVVAAFGDWEGRSHPGPSSPPISRVTTVNEDRDLSQVHLCLGVKGLAYVHRDRYTFSILNTILGGGMSSRLFQEIREKRGLVYSIYSYTASYRDGGLLVVYAGTSNDHYQEVVDLIQDKFRQIRDEPVDPKEFRRAKEQLKGNLLLGLESTSSRMTRLGKMYMYHNRCFGLEEIIQGIEEVTPERLQQLTHSLLDGGACTLASIGRILQPSHLS encoded by the coding sequence ATGACTCCCCGTGGCGTCTATCGGAAGGAGGTCCTCGATAACGGCCTCGTCATCCTGACCGAAAGGATGCCGGAGGTGCAGTCCATCTCCATCGGGGTCTGGATCCCGGTGGGCTCTCGGAAGGAGGAGGAGAGGCAGGCGGGGATCTCCCATTTTATCGAGCACATGCTCTTCAAGGGAACAGAGAGGCGGAGCGCCGAAGAGATTGCGGCCGCTATTGATTCTGTCGGGGGGATCCTGGACGCCTTCACTAGCCGGGAGTACACCTGCTACTATGCCAAGGTTCTAGGTGAGCACCTCCCCCTGGCCGTGGACATCCTCGCAGATCTCGTCCTCCACTCCCGCTTCGACCCAGCAGACGTTGAGAAGGAGCGGGCGGTGATCCTCCAAGAAATCAAGATGGTGGAGGACGATCCCGACGATCAGATCCACGATCTCTTCATGCAGACCATTTGGGCGGACCATCCGTTGGGTCGCCCCATCCTTGGCCGACATGAGACTCTCAGCCAGATCGGGCGGGACGAGATGGCAAAGTTTATGGACGACTCCTACCGACCCGACCAGGCAATCATCTCTGCGGCCGGTGGTTTGGACCATCAGAGCTTGGTGGATCTCGTAGTGGCCGCCTTTGGGGACTGGGAAGGCCGCTCGCATCCGGGTCCCAGTTCACCCCCCATCTCGCGTGTGACCACGGTCAATGAGGATCGGGATCTTAGCCAGGTCCACCTCTGCCTGGGCGTGAAAGGACTCGCCTATGTGCATCGGGACCGGTATACCTTCTCGATCCTTAATACGATACTGGGGGGTGGAATGAGCTCCCGTCTTTTCCAGGAGATCCGGGAGAAACGAGGACTCGTGTATTCCATCTACTCCTATACCGCCTCGTATCGTGATGGAGGCCTGCTGGTGGTCTATGCGGGAACCAGCAACGACCACTATCAGGAGGTGGTTGACCTCATCCAAGATAAGTTCCGGCAGATCCGGGATGAGCCGGTGGATCCCAAGGAGTTCAGGCGCGCCAAGGAACAGCTCAAGGGCAATCTCCTGCTCGGCCTCGAGAGCACGAGTAGCCGGATGACCAGGCTCGGAAAGATGTACATGTATCACAACCGCTGCTTCGGGTTGGAGGAGATCATCCAGGGGATCGAGGAAGTGACCCCGGAGCGGCTGCAGCAGCTTACCCACTCCCTCCTTGATGGGGGGGCGTGCACGTTGGCGTCCATCGGCCGCATTCTTCAGCCCTCTCATCTATCCTGA
- the purL gene encoding phosphoribosylformylglycinamidine synthase subunit PurL, which translates to MKEPAITQETIAAHSLTHEEYQRILEILGREPTFTELGIFSVMWSEHCSYKSSKVHLQHFPTSGPRILQGPGENAGVVDLGEGLTAVFKMESHNHPSYIEPYQGAATGVGGIIRDIFTMGARPIMLLDSLRFGPLTEAKNRYLMGGVVAGISGYGNAVGVPTVGGEVVFADCYSHNPLVNVLCLGIAPIDKLFFAHAGGIGNPVIYVGAKTGRDGIHGATMASETFDEKSEERRPTVQVGDPFREKLLIEACLELMQTDTLVGVQDMGAAGLTCSSCEMASRGGTGVEIDIQLVPRREEGMSPYEVMLSESQERMLLVVRQGAEATVREIFAKYDLDAVVVGRVTGDGVMRVREGKRTVASIPVKALVDDAPVYHRPLTRPAWQDDIQRLNVDDIPLPRDYGDVLLQLLASPTIASKAMVWEQYDHMLFLNTVVGPGSDAVVLRLKGTEKGIAVSTDGNGRYTFLDPFTGGMIAVAEAARNVVASGGEPVAITNCLNFGDPTRPEISWQFAEAVRGMAAACRILQTPVTGGNVSFYNETMGKAVFPTPIVGMLGILAHISHATTQTWKETGDVVVLLGETREELGGSEYLKVCHGMVQGRPPTVDLELERRVQGCCLEAIRAGLVRSAHDCSDGGLAVTLAEGCVSNPDKPIGVDVNLADSLRPDALLFGESQSRILLSLREADLNRVQAIADHYGVAVTLIGRTGGSRFICKGQTFHLDLPLSLLDQAWRGAVPTYFGQR; encoded by the coding sequence ATGAAAGAACCCGCGATTACCCAAGAAACCATCGCCGCGCACAGTTTGACGCACGAGGAGTACCAGCGTATCCTCGAAATTCTGGGGCGCGAACCCACCTTTACGGAGTTAGGGATCTTCTCGGTCATGTGGTCCGAGCACTGTAGCTACAAGAGCTCCAAGGTCCATCTTCAGCACTTTCCCACCTCCGGGCCCAGGATCTTGCAAGGGCCGGGGGAAAATGCCGGGGTGGTCGACCTGGGGGAGGGGCTCACAGCCGTCTTTAAGATGGAAAGCCATAATCATCCTTCGTACATCGAGCCCTACCAAGGAGCGGCGACAGGGGTGGGTGGAATCATCCGGGACATCTTCACCATGGGGGCGCGTCCGATCATGCTCTTAGACTCCCTTCGTTTCGGCCCCCTGACCGAGGCCAAGAACCGGTATCTCATGGGTGGGGTGGTGGCAGGGATCTCCGGATACGGGAATGCGGTGGGAGTTCCCACCGTGGGAGGTGAAGTGGTCTTTGCCGACTGCTACAGCCATAACCCGCTCGTGAACGTGCTCTGTTTAGGGATCGCTCCCATCGATAAGCTCTTCTTTGCGCACGCCGGGGGGATCGGGAATCCAGTGATCTATGTAGGGGCAAAGACGGGTCGGGACGGGATCCACGGCGCGACGATGGCCTCGGAGACCTTTGACGAGAAGAGTGAGGAGCGCCGCCCCACCGTGCAGGTTGGCGATCCGTTCCGCGAGAAACTCTTGATCGAGGCCTGCCTGGAACTCATGCAGACTGATACGCTGGTTGGTGTGCAGGACATGGGAGCGGCCGGCCTCACCTGCTCGAGTTGCGAAATGGCCAGCCGGGGTGGGACCGGCGTCGAAATCGATATCCAGCTCGTTCCGCGCCGGGAAGAGGGGATGAGCCCGTACGAGGTAATGCTCTCTGAATCGCAGGAACGGATGCTGCTGGTGGTCCGCCAGGGGGCCGAGGCGACCGTTCGCGAGATCTTTGCCAAGTATGATCTCGACGCAGTGGTCGTGGGCCGGGTGACGGGCGATGGAGTAATGCGGGTGCGGGAGGGAAAACGCACCGTGGCCTCGATCCCGGTGAAGGCACTCGTGGACGATGCCCCTGTGTACCACCGACCACTGACCCGGCCCGCCTGGCAGGATGACATTCAGCGCCTGAACGTCGACGATATCCCCCTGCCTCGCGACTATGGAGACGTGCTCTTGCAACTGTTGGCCTCCCCGACCATCGCGTCGAAGGCCATGGTGTGGGAGCAGTATGATCACATGCTCTTTTTGAACACGGTGGTTGGACCAGGCTCTGATGCGGTCGTGCTCCGACTCAAAGGGACAGAGAAAGGCATCGCGGTATCCACTGATGGGAACGGGCGATACACCTTCTTGGATCCCTTCACGGGGGGGATGATTGCTGTGGCCGAAGCGGCCCGGAACGTGGTGGCAAGCGGCGGCGAGCCCGTCGCCATCACTAACTGTCTCAACTTCGGTGACCCGACGCGTCCCGAGATCTCCTGGCAGTTCGCCGAGGCGGTTCGCGGGATGGCGGCTGCCTGCCGCATCTTGCAGACACCGGTCACCGGAGGGAATGTGAGCTTTTACAATGAGACCATGGGAAAGGCCGTCTTCCCTACACCGATCGTGGGGATGCTGGGCATCTTGGCCCACATCTCGCACGCCACTACCCAGACCTGGAAGGAGACCGGGGACGTAGTGGTCCTCTTGGGCGAGACACGCGAGGAGTTGGGGGGGAGTGAATATCTGAAGGTCTGCCATGGGATGGTGCAGGGCCGACCACCGACCGTGGACCTGGAGTTAGAGCGCCGGGTCCAGGGATGCTGTTTGGAAGCGATCCGGGCCGGACTGGTTCGCTCTGCCCATGACTGCTCAGACGGGGGGCTCGCGGTGACTTTAGCCGAAGGGTGCGTCAGCAATCCCGATAAGCCGATCGGCGTCGACGTAAACCTGGCGGATTCCCTCCGTCCGGATGCGCTCCTTTTTGGCGAGAGCCAGTCCCGGATACTTCTCTCCCTCCGGGAGGCGGACTTGAATAGGGTCCAGGCGATCGCCGACCACTATGGGGTGGCGGTCACTCTGATAGGGCGGACGGGCGGCTCCCGATTCATCTGCAAGGGGCAAACGTTTCATCTGGACCTGCCGCTCTCCCTTCTCGATCAGGCTTGGCGCGGAGCCGTTCCCACCTACTTCGGACAGCGTTGA
- the purB gene encoding adenylosuccinate lyase, whose translation MIRRYSLPRMAAIWEPEHQFQVWLRIEVLACEAWAQLGKIPSQALEEIKARAAFDIRRIEEVEQTVRHEVVAFLTAVGERVGQPSCYIHFGLTSSDIMDTALAFQLQEAAEIILEDLDALLGTLKSVARTHKQTVMVGRTHGVHAEPITFGLKVARWYSEMLRNRERLEQAKEAVGYGKVSGAVGTYAHLPPSIEAYVCEKLGLKPEPISSQIVPRDRHAQFLGTLAIVGATLDNIATEIRHLQRTEVSEAAEPFTEGQKGSSAMPHKKNPVTCEQISGLNRVLRANAIAALENIPLWHERDISHSSVERVILPDSTILLDYLLTKMREVLEGLQVYPQQMERNLQRTHGLLFSQRVLLALTEKRVSREVAHHLVQRNAMKAWEGEVDFQALLSKDAEVTQYLSADEIASCFDLKPYLEHVDTIFSRLAL comes from the coding sequence ATGATTCGCCGCTACAGCCTTCCCCGAATGGCCGCGATCTGGGAGCCCGAGCACCAGTTTCAGGTATGGCTACGGATCGAGGTCCTTGCCTGTGAGGCGTGGGCGCAACTCGGAAAGATCCCTAGCCAGGCTCTTGAGGAGATCAAGGCCCGGGCTGCCTTTGATATCAGGCGGATCGAGGAAGTAGAGCAGACCGTTCGTCATGAGGTCGTGGCGTTTCTTACTGCCGTGGGCGAGCGGGTCGGTCAGCCGAGCTGCTACATCCATTTTGGCCTGACCTCTTCCGACATCATGGATACTGCCTTGGCCTTCCAGCTCCAAGAGGCAGCGGAGATCATTTTGGAGGACCTGGACGCCCTGCTTGGGACCCTCAAGAGCGTGGCCAGGACCCACAAGCAGACGGTCATGGTCGGCCGGACCCATGGGGTGCATGCCGAGCCGATCACCTTCGGTCTCAAGGTGGCTCGCTGGTACAGCGAGATGCTCCGAAACCGGGAGCGGCTTGAGCAAGCCAAGGAAGCCGTTGGCTACGGCAAAGTCTCGGGGGCGGTAGGGACCTACGCCCATCTCCCCCCCTCCATCGAGGCATACGTCTGTGAGAAGTTGGGGCTGAAACCGGAGCCGATTTCGAGCCAGATCGTCCCCCGGGACCGGCATGCCCAGTTCCTTGGAACGCTGGCGATCGTCGGAGCTACGTTGGATAACATCGCCACCGAGATCCGCCACTTGCAGCGAACGGAGGTGTCAGAGGCCGCAGAGCCCTTCACGGAAGGCCAGAAGGGATCCTCGGCCATGCCGCACAAGAAGAACCCCGTGACCTGTGAGCAGATCTCGGGGTTGAACCGGGTCCTTCGGGCGAATGCCATCGCAGCCCTGGAGAATATCCCTCTGTGGCACGAACGGGACATCAGCCATTCCTCGGTGGAGCGGGTCATCCTGCCCGACTCCACCATCCTGCTCGATTACCTGCTCACGAAGATGCGGGAGGTGTTGGAAGGGCTGCAGGTGTATCCTCAACAGATGGAACGGAACCTCCAGAGAACACATGGACTCCTCTTCTCCCAGCGAGTCCTCTTGGCGCTGACCGAGAAAAGGGTCTCTCGAGAGGTTGCCCACCACCTCGTGCAGCGGAATGCCATGAAGGCCTGGGAGGGGGAAGTGGATTTTCAGGCCCTCTTGTCGAAGGATGCAGAGGTCACCCAGTACCTTTCGGCAGACGAGATCGCGAGCTGTTTCGATCTCAAACCGTACCTGGAGCATGTGGACACCATCTTTTCCCGATTGGCCCTGTAA
- the purQ gene encoding phosphoribosylformylglycinamidine synthase subunit PurQ: MRFAIIVFPGSNCELDCQWVLHKVLGQEAELVWHKEKDLKGYDCLVLPGGFAHGDYLRTGAVARFSPIMKAVEQHARGGGLVLGICNGFQVLCEAGLLPGVLLRNTSLNFICRDVYMRVETPETPFTATCTARQVLRVPINHNEGRYYADAETLARLKDNGQVVFRYVNSAGEISDEANPNGSLDHIAGVCNGQRNVLGLMPHPERAAETVLGSASGRILFESIISSGQALSSTSR, translated from the coding sequence GTGCGATTCGCGATTATCGTCTTTCCCGGATCCAACTGCGAGCTGGATTGCCAGTGGGTGCTCCACAAGGTCCTGGGGCAAGAGGCAGAGCTCGTCTGGCATAAGGAAAAGGACCTGAAGGGTTACGATTGCCTGGTCTTGCCGGGGGGGTTTGCCCATGGGGATTATCTCAGAACGGGGGCCGTCGCGCGTTTCTCCCCGATCATGAAAGCGGTAGAGCAGCACGCTCGGGGGGGCGGATTGGTGCTCGGGATCTGCAACGGATTTCAAGTTCTCTGCGAGGCCGGACTCCTCCCCGGCGTCCTGCTCAGAAACACCAGCCTGAACTTTATCTGTCGGGATGTGTACATGCGCGTGGAGACCCCGGAGACACCCTTCACGGCCACCTGCACCGCACGGCAGGTCCTGCGCGTCCCCATCAACCACAATGAGGGACGGTATTATGCGGATGCCGAGACCCTGGCACGCCTGAAAGACAACGGCCAGGTGGTGTTCCGGTATGTGAATTCGGCAGGCGAAATTTCGGATGAGGCGAACCCGAATGGGTCGTTGGACCATATCGCCGGTGTCTGTAACGGACAGAGAAACGTCCTTGGGCTGATGCCGCACCCTGAGCGGGCGGCGGAAACAGTGCTTGGATCCGCGAGCGGCCGGATCCTTTTTGAGTCGATCATCAGCTCCGGTCAAGCCCTCTCTTCCACCAGTCGGTGA
- the pnp gene encoding polyribonucleotide nucleotidyltransferase codes for MVECVQIEIDGRQFSLEAGRVARQSNGAVWVRYGDTVVLVTAVAAKQPREGIDFFPLTVDYQERAYAAGMIPGGFFKREGRPRDQETIAARLIDRPIRPLFPKGFRRDVQIIATVLSADQENDPDVLAMVGASAALTISPIPFLGPIGAVRIGRARGRLIPNPTYKQVEESDLDMVIAGTKETVVMVEVGAKEVPESVVLEAIAFGQEAIVEIVRMQEALAAVVGQPKIPFTPPTVDPALLERVSGLFREHIRGLAILHDKEAQQARREQIAEETLQAFSGEPPEVQLQVKQILEKIEREEMRRLILEEGRRADGRRSEEVRPITCEVGLLPRAHGSALFTRGQTQALVTTTLGTSEDVQRLDSIEGEGFKRFMLHYNFPPFSVGEVRFLRGPGRREIGHGALAESALLAVLPSPEEFPYTIRIVSDILESNGSSSMASVCGATLALMDAGVPIKSAMGGVAMGLVMEGGKSAILTDILGQEDHLGDMDFKVAGTRKGVTALQMDMKVQGVTAALMGEALERAREARMQVLDEMEKTLAQPRPSLSIYAPRLITVKIPVDKIREVIGPGGKVIRGIIEETGCKINVSDDGTVEIASTDEAAAEKALAIVNRIVEVPEVGKIYTGKVKRIMDFGAFVEILPGTDGLLHISQIAEHRIKQVQDVLSEGDELSVKVIEIDPSGKIRLSRKEVLQAQGEPSAVDQKEERPPPRMEWGSSGQREMPPGSEGRR; via the coding sequence ATGGTCGAATGCGTACAGATAGAGATCGATGGACGACAGTTCTCTCTCGAGGCAGGCCGGGTGGCCCGTCAGTCGAACGGGGCGGTCTGGGTTCGCTATGGGGATACGGTGGTCTTGGTCACGGCAGTGGCCGCGAAGCAGCCCCGGGAGGGGATCGACTTTTTCCCTCTGACTGTGGATTACCAGGAGCGGGCCTACGCTGCCGGGATGATCCCCGGGGGATTTTTCAAGCGGGAAGGTCGACCCCGGGATCAGGAGACCATCGCCGCTCGACTGATTGATCGGCCCATCCGTCCGCTCTTCCCCAAGGGCTTCCGCCGCGATGTTCAGATCATCGCGACCGTCCTCTCTGCTGACCAGGAAAACGACCCTGATGTGCTCGCCATGGTGGGGGCCTCGGCGGCCCTGACCATCTCGCCCATTCCCTTCTTGGGTCCGATCGGTGCCGTTCGGATCGGGCGCGCGCGCGGCCGGCTCATTCCGAATCCTACCTACAAACAGGTGGAGGAGTCGGACTTGGACATGGTGATCGCCGGGACGAAGGAGACGGTGGTCATGGTCGAGGTCGGGGCCAAGGAGGTACCGGAGAGCGTCGTCCTCGAAGCGATTGCCTTTGGCCAAGAGGCGATTGTCGAGATCGTCCGGATGCAAGAAGCCTTGGCCGCAGTGGTGGGGCAGCCCAAAATCCCTTTCACTCCACCCACGGTCGATCCCGCCTTACTGGAGCGGGTGTCGGGGCTTTTTCGGGAACACATTCGGGGGCTGGCGATCCTCCATGATAAGGAGGCCCAGCAGGCCCGGCGGGAGCAGATCGCTGAGGAAACTCTGCAGGCTTTCTCCGGTGAACCACCGGAGGTCCAGCTTCAGGTAAAGCAGATCTTGGAGAAAATCGAGCGGGAGGAGATGCGGCGGCTGATCCTAGAAGAGGGACGCCGGGCCGACGGTCGGCGCTCCGAGGAGGTCCGGCCGATCACCTGTGAGGTCGGGCTCCTGCCCCGGGCGCACGGCTCCGCCCTCTTTACCCGGGGTCAGACCCAAGCGCTGGTCACCACGACGTTAGGGACATCCGAGGACGTCCAACGTCTGGACAGCATCGAAGGGGAGGGATTCAAACGTTTCATGCTCCACTACAACTTCCCCCCGTTTAGCGTCGGGGAGGTCCGGTTTCTCCGGGGCCCCGGCCGTCGGGAGATCGGTCACGGGGCCCTGGCCGAAAGCGCCCTGCTTGCCGTCCTCCCCAGTCCTGAAGAGTTCCCGTACACCATCCGGATCGTCTCTGACATCCTGGAGAGTAATGGCTCCTCCTCCATGGCCTCGGTGTGTGGAGCGACGTTAGCGCTTATGGACGCCGGGGTTCCCATTAAGTCGGCCATGGGGGGGGTGGCCATGGGATTGGTGATGGAAGGGGGAAAATCTGCGATCCTCACCGACATCCTGGGGCAGGAAGACCATCTCGGGGATATGGACTTCAAGGTGGCCGGAACACGGAAAGGGGTGACGGCACTGCAGATGGATATGAAAGTCCAGGGAGTCACGGCGGCCTTGATGGGTGAGGCCTTAGAACGCGCCCGAGAGGCGCGGATGCAGGTCCTGGATGAGATGGAGAAAACGTTGGCCCAACCCCGCCCCAGCCTCTCCATCTATGCTCCGCGCTTGATCACCGTGAAGATCCCGGTGGACAAAATCCGCGAGGTGATAGGCCCCGGGGGCAAGGTCATCCGGGGCATCATCGAGGAGACCGGGTGCAAGATCAACGTCTCGGACGATGGCACGGTGGAAATCGCGTCCACGGACGAAGCGGCAGCGGAGAAGGCCCTGGCCATTGTGAACCGGATTGTCGAGGTGCCGGAGGTTGGAAAGATTTACACGGGGAAGGTGAAGCGGATCATGGACTTTGGCGCCTTCGTGGAGATCCTTCCAGGGACCGATGGCCTCCTCCACATCTCCCAGATCGCTGAGCATCGGATCAAGCAGGTTCAGGATGTCCTCTCCGAGGGAGATGAGTTGAGCGTCAAGGTAATCGAGATCGACCCATCCGGGAAGATCCGTCTCAGTCGGAAGGAGGTCCTGCAGGCGCAGGGGGAACCGTCGGCGGTGGATCAGAAAGAGGAAAGGCCGCCTCCGCGCATGGAATGGGGGTCCAGCGGCCAGCGAGAAATGCCGCCCGGGAGCGAGGGGAGACGGTAG
- the purS gene encoding phosphoribosylformylglycinamidine synthase subunit PurS: MIRAKVYVTLKRGVLDPQGETVRGALETLGFAEVQDVRIGKFMVITLNAVNREDATKSVEEMCKKLLANPVIEDYRFELEEG, from the coding sequence ATGATTCGGGCAAAGGTATACGTGACACTCAAGAGGGGCGTGCTTGATCCACAGGGCGAGACGGTCAGGGGGGCGCTCGAGACGCTGGGGTTTGCGGAGGTGCAGGATGTTCGGATTGGCAAGTTTATGGTGATCACCCTCAATGCGGTGAATCGGGAAGACGCCACGAAAAGTGTAGAAGAAATGTGCAAGAAGCTCCTGGCCAACCCGGTCATCGAAGACTACCGCTTCGAGTTGGAGGAAGGGTAG
- a CDS encoding homoserine dehydrogenase: MKTINIGLVGFGTVGVGVVRLFQDQAVLLERRVGARLLVKRIADIDLARVRDVEVDPNVLTSDAREVTEDKTIDIVIELIGGTTVARDVGLAALRNGKHLVTANKALLATHGLELFRAAAEHRVDLGFEASVCGGIPIIRAVREGLVANRILSITGIVNGTCNYILTKMTELGAPFAEVLEEAQVKGYAEADPSLDIDGIDTAHKLQILASIAYGGTVDFDAIHIEGIREVDPADIQYAKELGYRIKLLAIAKEADGKVEVRVHPTLVPEDHLLAPVGGVYNAVYIVGDATGSLMFSGRGAGQMPTASAVVSDVVEIAQNILHGRPSRPSHVREIAGEGLRIRPMEQVRTRYYLRVMAVDKPGVLSKVSGILGEHDISIASVIQKGRHAKASVPVVMMTHEAVEGAMQKALGGIKALDAVTGKTICIRVEEA; this comes from the coding sequence ATGAAGACCATCAATATCGGCCTCGTGGGTTTCGGGACGGTCGGAGTCGGGGTAGTGAGGCTGTTCCAGGACCAGGCCGTGCTGCTCGAGCGACGTGTGGGGGCGCGACTCCTGGTCAAGCGGATCGCCGATATCGACCTCGCGAGGGTGCGAGACGTGGAGGTGGATCCTAATGTCCTTACCTCGGATGCGCGAGAGGTCACCGAGGATAAGACAATCGACATCGTGATCGAGCTCATCGGGGGTACCACAGTGGCTCGCGACGTGGGGCTTGCGGCGCTGAGGAATGGGAAGCACTTGGTCACGGCCAACAAAGCCCTCCTCGCCACCCACGGCCTCGAGCTGTTTAGGGCAGCGGCCGAACACCGAGTCGATTTAGGATTTGAGGCCAGCGTCTGCGGCGGGATCCCGATCATCCGGGCGGTCCGAGAGGGTCTCGTTGCCAACCGAATCCTCTCCATTACCGGAATTGTGAACGGTACCTGCAACTATATCCTCACGAAAATGACGGAACTTGGAGCTCCGTTCGCAGAGGTCCTCGAAGAGGCCCAGGTCAAGGGATACGCCGAGGCAGATCCGTCGCTTGACATCGACGGCATTGATACTGCCCACAAGCTCCAGATCCTCGCCTCGATAGCCTATGGGGGCACCGTGGACTTTGATGCCATCCATATCGAGGGGATCCGCGAGGTCGACCCCGCGGATATCCAGTATGCAAAGGAGCTGGGATACCGGATCAAGCTGTTAGCCATCGCCAAAGAGGCCGATGGCAAGGTCGAGGTACGGGTTCACCCCACCTTGGTCCCCGAAGACCACCTGCTTGCCCCAGTCGGGGGGGTCTATAACGCCGTCTATATCGTGGGTGACGCCACCGGATCCTTGATGTTTTCCGGAAGGGGAGCCGGGCAGATGCCGACGGCCAGCGCCGTCGTCAGCGACGTTGTCGAGATCGCCCAGAACATCCTCCATGGGCGCCCGTCGAGACCATCGCATGTCCGTGAGATCGCCGGTGAGGGCTTGAGGATTCGACCCATGGAGCAGGTCCGGACCCGGTACTACCTGCGGGTGATGGCTGTCGACAAGCCGGGAGTTCTCTCAAAGGTCTCGGGGATCCTTGGAGAGCACGACATCTCTATCGCTTCAGTGATCCAGAAGGGGCGGCATGCCAAAGCAAGTGTCCCAGTCGTCATGATGACCCACGAGGCGGTGGAGGGAGCGATGCAAAAAGCTCTTGGAGGGATCAAGGCCCTCGATGCGGTGACGGGGAAGACGATCTGCATCCGTGTCGAGGAAGCCTGA
- a CDS encoding phosphoribosylaminoimidazolesuccinocarboxamide synthase — protein MERRGKIYEGKAKILYETDNPDLVIQYFKDEATAFNAQKRGIIERKGIYNNRISSVLFEYLGKQRVRTHFVQQLSDREMLVKRLEIIKIEVVIRNMSAGSLSKRLGLEEGMPLAEPVLEFFYKNDVLNDPLINDDHVRLLNLATPQEVTALRKRALLVNHHLREFLDKCDLILVDFKLEFGRHHGQILLGDEITPDGCRLWDKQTLEKMDKDRFRRDLGKVEEAYQEVYRRICGDGA, from the coding sequence ATGGAGCGGCGCGGGAAGATCTATGAGGGTAAAGCCAAGATCCTCTACGAGACCGACAACCCGGATTTGGTGATCCAGTACTTCAAGGATGAGGCGACGGCATTTAACGCCCAGAAGCGGGGGATCATTGAACGGAAGGGGATCTACAACAACCGGATCTCGTCGGTCCTCTTCGAGTATTTAGGGAAACAGCGGGTCCGGACCCACTTCGTGCAGCAGCTATCCGACCGGGAGATGTTGGTCAAGCGACTCGAGATCATCAAGATCGAAGTTGTGATAAGGAATATGAGTGCCGGGAGTCTGTCCAAGCGCCTGGGCCTCGAGGAGGGTATGCCTCTCGCGGAGCCGGTCCTTGAGTTCTTTTACAAGAATGACGTCCTCAACGACCCCCTGATCAACGACGATCACGTTCGGCTTCTGAACCTTGCTACCCCGCAAGAGGTAACAGCCCTCCGAAAACGGGCCCTCCTGGTCAACCACCACCTCCGGGAGTTCCTTGATAAGTGTGATTTGATCCTGGTGGACTTCAAGCTCGAGTTTGGGCGCCATCACGGGCAGATCTTGCTCGGCGATGAGATTACACCTGATGGGTGCCGCCTCTGGGATAAGCAGACCCTCGAGAAGATGGACAAGGATCGATTCCGCAGAGATCTCGGCAAGGTGGAAGAGGCGTACCAGGAGGTGTACCGTCGTATCTGCGGCGACGGGGCGTAG